One window of Bacillus alkalicellulosilyticus genomic DNA carries:
- a CDS encoding HesB/IscA family protein, protein MLTITDSAVEQIKKMMAEEGEDLMLRVGVKGGGCSGLSYGMGFDSKAEEEDTTLTLNGLQVVVDNESVPVLKGVVIDYKQNMMGGGFTIDNPNAIASCGCGSSFRTATNAGTPEDC, encoded by the coding sequence ATGCTTACAATTACTGATTCTGCTGTAGAGCAGATCAAGAAGATGATGGCTGAAGAAGGCGAAGACCTTATGCTTCGAGTTGGAGTTAAAGGTGGCGGCTGTAGCGGGCTTTCTTACGGGATGGGTTTTGATTCCAAAGCGGAAGAAGAAGATACGACGTTAACCCTAAACGGACTTCAAGTGGTAGTAGACAATGAAAGTGTACCTGTTTTAAAAGGTGTAGTCATTGATTATAAACAAAACATGATGGGCGGCGGATTTACTATTGATAATCCAAATGCCATTGCTTCATGTGGTTGTGGGTCTTCATTTCGAACAGCAACAAATGCAGGAACACCAGAAGATTGTTAA
- a CDS encoding DUF5667 domain-containing protein: MLKKSRKGRRQVVTSLLVLSLVMSSGQALANNEEGITTEQEEVLIETDENNFETIELEEDVETIVEDEVPSLLPNDFFYFFKKLRENVQLALTFDKDKESELLADFVEERIKEAEALIEQGEVELAQEILQKAIDQQEKALAKYAESRNEVDSEDENGEEIEQIDEIEIEDIDEVVEEPVETVKETEDTTETSEPESSFEIKYQKNVLALQKALEKVKNPKAQAALQKNIDKAIAKYEEKLSKKFPERKEEAVQEGTEEWAEEQVEEVRSELEQNVEEEKVEVLEANMETEEEQQNDDGTQQQEEVKQEKAPQKKEEKKNNHNLNKNERKEVKKEHKDVKKEENKVKKEQKEVRKEQNKQKGQERKQENKENKKDEKDVKKKEQGKQPSDKQNKGNNGKNQ; the protein is encoded by the coding sequence ATGTTGAAAAAATCAAGAAAAGGTAGAAGACAAGTAGTAACTAGTTTACTAGTTCTTTCCCTTGTCATGAGTAGTGGACAAGCATTGGCGAACAACGAAGAAGGCATTACTACAGAGCAAGAAGAAGTATTGATAGAAACGGATGAGAATAATTTCGAAACAATAGAGCTTGAGGAAGACGTGGAAACGATTGTAGAAGATGAAGTGCCATCATTACTTCCTAATGATTTCTTTTATTTCTTTAAAAAGCTTCGTGAGAATGTTCAATTGGCATTAACGTTTGATAAAGACAAAGAATCAGAATTACTTGCCGACTTTGTTGAAGAACGCATTAAAGAAGCAGAGGCATTGATAGAACAAGGGGAAGTTGAGCTTGCCCAAGAAATACTTCAAAAAGCAATTGACCAACAAGAAAAAGCGTTAGCTAAATATGCAGAATCACGAAACGAAGTTGATTCAGAAGACGAAAATGGCGAAGAAATTGAGCAAATTGATGAAATTGAAATTGAAGACATTGATGAAGTCGTAGAGGAACCAGTTGAAACTGTGAAAGAGACAGAGGATACAACGGAAACTTCTGAACCGGAGTCTAGTTTTGAAATTAAATATCAAAAGAACGTATTGGCCCTTCAAAAAGCGTTAGAAAAAGTAAAAAATCCAAAGGCACAAGCTGCTCTTCAGAAAAACATTGATAAAGCCATTGCTAAATATGAAGAAAAACTAAGCAAGAAATTCCCAGAACGTAAAGAGGAAGCAGTACAAGAGGGAACAGAAGAATGGGCGGAAGAACAAGTAGAAGAAGTCCGTTCAGAGCTTGAACAAAATGTAGAAGAAGAAAAAGTAGAAGTATTGGAAGCGAATATGGAAACGGAAGAAGAACAACAGAATGATGATGGAACACAACAACAAGAAGAAGTAAAACAAGAAAAGGCTCCACAAAAGAAAGAAGAAAAGAAAAACAATCACAACCTGAACAAGAATGAGCGAAAAGAAGTAAAGAAAGAGCATAAGGATGTAAAGAAAGAAGAGAACAAAGTAAAAAAAGAACAAAAAGAAGTAAGGAAAGAGCAAAATAAGCAAAAAGGTCAAGAACGTAAACAAGAAAATAAAGAAAATAAAAAGGATGAAAAAGATGTAAAGAAAAAAGAACAGGGCAAACAACCATCAGATAAGCAAAATAAAGGGAACAATGGAAAGAATCAATAA
- a CDS encoding NAD(P)/FAD-dependent oxidoreductase has translation MSEEQNVYDITIIGAGPTGLFTAFYGGMRQAKVKIIESMPQLGGQLSALYPEKYIYDVAGFPKIRAQELVDNLKEQMDKFNPTIVLEQAVDKVTKRDDDIFELKTEKETHYSKSIVITAGAGAFQPRRLELDNAPLYEGKNLHYFVNDLSVFAGQKVLVCGGGDSALDWSLMLEPIADEVTLIHRRDKFRAHEHSVELLYNSKVNVKTPHAIKELIGDGEKITQVVIEEVKGEEEFTLDVDAVIVNFGFVSSLGPIKEWGLDIEKNSIVVNSKMETNIPGIYAAGDVCTYPGKVKLIATGFGEAPTAVNNAKGYMDPKARLQPGHSSSMF, from the coding sequence TTGTCTGAAGAACAAAATGTTTATGATATTACAATTATTGGTGCTGGACCGACTGGGTTGTTTACAGCTTTTTACGGCGGAATGCGACAAGCAAAGGTTAAAATTATTGAAAGCATGCCCCAACTAGGCGGGCAACTCTCTGCTCTTTATCCTGAAAAATACATTTATGATGTAGCAGGCTTCCCTAAAATTCGCGCACAAGAACTAGTGGATAACTTAAAAGAACAAATGGATAAATTTAATCCAACAATTGTTCTTGAACAAGCGGTTGATAAAGTCACTAAACGTGATGATGATATTTTTGAGCTAAAAACTGAAAAAGAAACACATTACTCTAAATCAATTGTTATCACAGCTGGTGCTGGGGCATTTCAGCCTCGTCGACTAGAGCTTGATAACGCACCATTATACGAAGGAAAAAACCTTCACTATTTTGTTAATGATTTAAGCGTCTTCGCAGGACAAAAAGTATTAGTTTGTGGTGGCGGTGACTCCGCGTTAGATTGGTCATTAATGCTTGAACCAATTGCTGATGAAGTTACATTAATTCATAGACGTGATAAGTTTAGAGCTCATGAACATAGTGTCGAATTACTTTATAACTCAAAAGTAAATGTTAAAACACCTCATGCCATTAAAGAATTAATTGGTGATGGTGAAAAAATTACACAAGTTGTCATTGAAGAAGTAAAAGGTGAAGAAGAATTCACTTTGGACGTGGATGCTGTCATTGTTAACTTCGGATTTGTATCATCCCTTGGTCCTATTAAGGAATGGGGTCTCGACATTGAGAAAAATTCAATCGTCGTTAATTCAAAAATGGAAACGAATATTCCTGGAATCTATGCTGCGGGAGACGTTTGTACGTACCCTGGTAAAGTAAAGTTAATTGCAACTGGGTTTGGCGAAGCACCTACTGCAGTCAATAATGCTAAAGGGTATATGGATCCTAAAGCACGATTACAACCGGGGCATAGCTCAAGCATGTTCTAA
- a CDS encoding aspartyl-phosphate phosphatase Spo0E family protein: MVKRLYCEDYLKQIELLREKMIETALANGMSHPLVLQYSQELDEKHNYILDKKIVGQ, from the coding sequence GTGGTTAAACGTTTATACTGTGAAGATTATTTAAAGCAAATAGAATTACTTAGAGAAAAAATGATTGAAACAGCGTTAGCAAATGGAATGAGTCACCCGCTTGTATTGCAGTATAGTCAAGAATTGGATGAGAAGCATAATTATATATTAGATAAAAAAATTGTCGGCCAATAA